In Candidatus Obscuribacterales bacterium, a single window of DNA contains:
- the arsB gene encoding ACR3 family arsenite efflux transporter, translating to MTTEKPDPSSRAVQAGGSLNAFERYLTLWVLLCIGAGIALGRVFPGVAEALDGMSVYQVSVPIAICLFFMMYPIMVKIDFSQAKKAAQTPRPVLLTLVVNWLIKPFTMVAFAQFFLGWLFRPLIEGSELVRGAPLAIADSYIAGTILLGIAPCTAMVLMWGYLSFSNQGHTLVMVAINSLAMLFLYAPLGRWLLAANNLTVPWETIVLSVLIYVGLPLLAGAVSRTWILRHKGKTWFEQVFLKYLSPIAVIALLITLILLFAFKGDLIVRNPF from the coding sequence ATGACCACAGAGAAACCTGATCCTTCAAGCCGTGCCGTCCAAGCTGGAGGTAGCCTGAATGCCTTTGAGCGATATCTAACCCTGTGGGTCTTGTTATGCATTGGAGCTGGCATTGCCCTAGGGCGAGTCTTTCCAGGGGTGGCTGAGGCTCTGGATGGAATGAGTGTCTATCAAGTATCCGTTCCCATTGCTATCTGCCTCTTTTTCATGATGTATCCCATCATGGTGAAGATTGACTTTTCCCAGGCTAAAAAAGCGGCTCAAACCCCCCGACCAGTTCTGCTCACCCTTGTCGTGAACTGGCTCATCAAGCCCTTCACCATGGTAGCCTTTGCCCAGTTTTTTCTAGGCTGGCTCTTCCGCCCCCTGATTGAAGGGTCGGAACTTGTGCGAGGCGCGCCCTTAGCGATCGCTGACTCCTATATCGCCGGCACCATTCTCCTGGGGATTGCCCCTTGCACAGCCATGGTGCTGATGTGGGGCTATCTTTCCTTTAGTAACCAAGGGCATACCCTAGTTATGGTGGCCATCAACTCCTTGGCCATGCTGTTTCTATATGCTCCGTTAGGACGCTGGCTCTTAGCCGCCAATAACCTGACGGTTCCCTGGGAAACGATTGTATTATCGGTGCTGATCTACGTGGGGTTGCCGCTGCTAGCCGGGGCCGTCTCTCGCACCTGGATCTTACGTCATAAAGGCAAGACTTGGTTTGAGCAGGTATTTTTGAAATACCTCAGCCCTATTGCCGTTATTGCCCTGTTGATCACGCTGATTTTACTCTTTGCCTTCAAGGGTGACCTGATTGTCCGGAATCCTTTTC